One part of the Longimicrobium sp. genome encodes these proteins:
- a CDS encoding single-stranded DNA-binding protein translates to MARSLNKAILIGNLGQDPEIRTIPSGARVAQFSVATTRRWNGRDGQQQEKTEWHRIVVWEKLVDIVEKWVKKGDRIYVEGEIEYRQYEDKDGVTKYMTEIRAREIILLGGGREGGDRESGGGGGYGGGGGGGGGYGGGGGRSGGGGGGGGAPRGGGGGAGGGGGRGGAGSGGAGGRDYDDFQAPPFEDDDDLPF, encoded by the coding sequence GTGGCCCGCAGCCTGAACAAGGCCATTCTGATCGGAAACCTGGGGCAGGACCCCGAAATCCGCACCATCCCCAGCGGTGCGCGCGTTGCGCAGTTCTCGGTGGCTACCACGCGCCGGTGGAACGGACGCGACGGGCAGCAGCAGGAAAAGACCGAGTGGCACCGGATCGTGGTGTGGGAAAAGCTCGTCGACATCGTGGAGAAGTGGGTCAAGAAGGGCGACCGCATCTACGTGGAGGGCGAGATCGAGTACCGGCAGTACGAGGACAAGGACGGCGTCACCAAGTACATGACCGAAATCCGCGCCCGCGAGATCATTCTGCTGGGCGGCGGCCGTGAGGGCGGCGACCGCGAGTCGGGCGGTGGCGGCGGGTACGGTGGTGGTGGCGGAGGAGGTGGTGGGTACGGCGGAGGCGGTGGCCGTTCCGGTGGCGGCGGGGGCGGAGGCGGTGCCCCGCGCGGCGGTGGCGGTGGGGCGGGTGGCGGTGGTGGACGCGGCGGGGCCGGCTCCGGCGGGGCGGGCGGTCGCGACTACGACGACTTCCAGGCTCCGCCGTTCGAGGACGACGACGACCTGCCGTTCTGA
- the rimI gene encoding ribosomal protein S18-alanine N-acetyltransferase, translated as MARTPVARASSFHVRRCREGDIARVVEIEIASFSMPWKEDTFRGLLKRTDSDFLVAEMDGDVVGYAAAWTVLDQAELGNVAVAPEARGAGVGGALVDAVVDHVRDRGAAELFLEVRVSNEAAKSVYRQRGFTGVGRRRSYYSHPTEDALVMRLRIQSFA; from the coding sequence ATGGCCAGGACGCCGGTGGCGCGGGCTTCGTCGTTCCACGTCCGCCGCTGCCGCGAGGGTGACATCGCGCGGGTGGTGGAGATCGAGATCGCGAGCTTTTCGATGCCGTGGAAGGAGGACACCTTTCGCGGGCTGCTGAAGCGCACCGACAGCGATTTCCTGGTGGCCGAGATGGACGGCGACGTCGTGGGCTACGCGGCCGCGTGGACGGTGCTGGACCAGGCGGAACTCGGCAACGTGGCCGTCGCTCCCGAAGCCCGCGGCGCCGGGGTGGGCGGCGCCTTGGTGGACGCCGTGGTGGACCACGTGCGCGACCGGGGCGCGGCGGAGCTGTTCCTGGAGGTGCGCGTTTCCAACGAGGCGGCCAAGTCCGTCTACCGCCAGCGCGGCTTTACCGGCGTGGGCCGGCGCCGCTCGTACTACTCGCACCCAACCGAGGATGCGCTGGTGATGCGGCTGCGGATCCAATCGTTTGCTTGA
- the tsaB gene encoding tRNA (adenosine(37)-N6)-threonylcarbamoyltransferase complex dimerization subunit type 1 TsaB produces the protein MSGLLGGPLLALDSSGRSAYVAVEVDGRVLAEETVSAQANASSALLPAVDRAVAAAGLRPGDVAAVVCGGGPGSFTGLRIAAATAKGIVRALGVPLYAYSGLMAAAAAHRVDERPVCALFDARNREVYAGCWLFADDSVREEVLAVSAQGIDELVQRLRGLPVRFVGDGAALHRDALVAEFGDDAVDGEDRSLARGLLWLARAAPDAGRVADAAAWEPEYVRAAGVERIAAARAGA, from the coding sequence GTGAGCGGGCTTTTGGGCGGGCCCCTGCTGGCGCTCGACAGCTCGGGCCGCTCTGCGTACGTCGCCGTGGAGGTGGACGGGCGCGTGCTGGCGGAGGAAACCGTCTCCGCCCAGGCGAACGCGTCGTCGGCGCTGCTGCCCGCAGTCGATCGCGCCGTGGCGGCGGCGGGGCTGCGGCCCGGGGACGTGGCGGCCGTGGTGTGCGGCGGGGGCCCGGGCTCGTTCACGGGGCTGCGCATCGCCGCGGCGACGGCGAAGGGCATCGTCCGCGCGTTGGGCGTGCCGCTGTACGCCTACTCGGGGCTGATGGCCGCGGCGGCGGCGCACCGGGTGGACGAGCGGCCCGTCTGCGCGCTGTTCGACGCCCGCAACCGCGAGGTGTACGCGGGGTGCTGGTTGTTCGCCGACGATTCTGTGCGCGAGGAAGTGCTCGCCGTTTCCGCGCAGGGGATCGACGAGCTGGTGCAGCGGCTGCGTGGGCTGCCGGTGCGCTTCGTGGGGGACGGCGCGGCACTGCACCGGGATGCGCTCGTGGCGGAGTTCGGCGACGACGCGGTGGATGGGGAGGACCGGTCGCTCGCGCGCGGGCTGCTGTGGCTGGCGCGCGCGGCGCCGGACGCCGGGCGGGTGGCGGACGCGGCGGCGTGGGAGCCGGAGTACGTGCGCGCCGCGGGGGTGGAGCGCATCGCGGCGGCCAGGGCGGGCGCGTGA
- the tsaE gene encoding tRNA (adenosine(37)-N6)-threonylcarbamoyltransferase complex ATPase subunit type 1 TsaE codes for MTGVLSGALDEEALQGWGRRIGREARTPLVLCLRGDLGAGKSTLARAIAHGAGVEGDVPSPTFNLVFRYDTPRARVWHLDLYRLERDDEVWELGWGDLGGDGDLVMIEWPERAEALLPPVRWEIELLEHEPDSREVTASPVGEPPPLPPMREAA; via the coding sequence ATGACGGGCGTGCTGAGTGGGGCGTTGGACGAGGAGGCGCTGCAGGGGTGGGGGCGGCGGATCGGACGGGAGGCGCGGACGCCCTTGGTGCTGTGCCTGCGAGGCGACCTGGGGGCGGGGAAGAGCACCCTGGCCCGCGCCATCGCGCACGGGGCGGGGGTGGAGGGCGACGTTCCCTCGCCCACCTTCAACCTGGTGTTTCGCTACGACACGCCGCGCGCCCGGGTGTGGCACCTGGACCTGTACCGGCTGGAGCGCGACGACGAGGTGTGGGAGCTGGGGTGGGGCGACCTGGGCGGCGACGGCGACCTGGTGATGATCGAGTGGCCGGAGCGGGCCGAGGCGCTGCTGCCGCCCGTGCGCTGGGAGATCGAGCTGCTGGAGCACGAACCGGATTCGCGCGAGGTGACCGCGTCGCCCGTGGGCGAGCCGCCGCCGCTGCCGCCCATGCGGGAGGCGGCGTGA
- the uvrB gene encoding excinuclease ABC subunit UvrB — protein sequence MPFDLVSPFSPAGDQPRAIAELTEGLKRGDKYQTLLGATGTGKTLTMAHVIAQHGRPALVMSHNKTLAAQLYGEIKNFFPRNAVEYFISYYDYYQPEAYVPSTDTYIEKDSSINEDIERLRLRATSSLMERDDVIIVSSVSCIYGLGDPQEYRSQMLVLEVGQEITRKKILEGLVAIQYSRNDASFVRGTFRVRGDTVEVYPAYEEQGVRIELWGDEIERISRFEPLTGDTIATLTRTAILPATHFVTAKSKLERAVDRIRRELDERLRELLGAGRLLEAQRLESRTNFDIEMMLEIGTCSGIENYSRHIAGRAEGERPACLFDYFPEDFLVVVDESHVTVPQIGGMFNGDRARKLTLVDHGFRLPSALDNRPLKFDEWEQLVPKAVFVSATPSEYELAQSGGVVVEQIIRPTGLLDPVVEIRPVKGQVDDLLHEIHLRAERQERVLVTTLTKRMSEDLTDFLQQNGVRVRYLHSDIQSLERVEILRDLRLGKFDVLIGINLLREGLDLPEVSLVAILDADKEGFLRSSSSLIQTVGRAARNSQGTAILYADRITGSMKRMIEETDRRRAIQVEYNEKHNIIPQTIFKSVGEIESSTRVADARTPKVDAKAEAAKSAERKAVLEGKKSPAELMTQLEQEMRDAASQLDFERAALLRDQLLELKAEVDGARPAQRRSVASLRA from the coding sequence ATGCCGTTCGATCTCGTTTCTCCCTTTTCTCCCGCGGGCGACCAGCCGCGCGCCATCGCCGAGCTCACCGAGGGGCTGAAGCGGGGAGACAAGTACCAGACACTCCTGGGCGCCACCGGCACCGGCAAGACGCTGACGATGGCGCACGTCATCGCCCAGCACGGCAGGCCGGCGCTGGTGATGAGCCACAACAAGACGCTCGCCGCGCAATTGTACGGGGAAATCAAGAACTTCTTCCCCCGCAACGCCGTCGAGTACTTCATCAGCTACTACGACTACTACCAGCCCGAGGCGTATGTACCCAGCACCGACACGTACATCGAAAAGGACTCGTCGATCAACGAGGACATCGAGCGGCTGCGCCTGCGCGCCACCTCGTCGCTGATGGAGCGCGACGACGTGATCATCGTCTCCTCCGTCTCGTGCATCTACGGCCTGGGCGACCCGCAGGAGTACCGGTCGCAGATGCTGGTGCTGGAGGTGGGGCAGGAGATCACGCGGAAGAAGATCCTCGAAGGGCTGGTGGCCATCCAGTACTCGCGCAACGACGCCTCGTTCGTGCGGGGCACCTTTCGCGTCCGCGGCGACACGGTAGAGGTGTATCCCGCGTACGAGGAGCAGGGGGTGCGCATCGAGCTGTGGGGCGACGAGATCGAGCGCATCTCGCGGTTCGAGCCGCTGACGGGCGACACGATCGCCACGCTCACCCGCACGGCCATCCTTCCCGCAACGCACTTCGTCACGGCCAAGAGCAAGCTGGAGCGCGCGGTGGACCGCATCCGCCGCGAGCTTGACGAGCGGCTGCGGGAGCTGCTGGGCGCGGGGCGGCTGCTGGAGGCGCAGCGGCTGGAGTCGCGCACCAACTTCGACATCGAGATGATGCTGGAGATCGGCACCTGCTCCGGCATCGAGAACTATTCCCGCCACATCGCGGGACGTGCGGAGGGCGAGCGGCCGGCGTGCCTGTTCGACTACTTCCCGGAAGACTTCCTGGTCGTGGTGGACGAGAGCCACGTGACCGTGCCGCAGATCGGCGGGATGTTCAACGGCGACCGCGCGCGCAAGCTCACCCTGGTGGACCACGGCTTTCGCCTTCCCTCGGCGCTGGACAACCGGCCGCTGAAGTTCGACGAGTGGGAGCAGCTGGTTCCCAAGGCCGTCTTCGTTTCGGCCACGCCTAGCGAGTACGAGCTGGCGCAGAGCGGCGGCGTGGTGGTGGAGCAGATCATTCGCCCCACGGGGCTGCTGGACCCGGTGGTGGAGATCCGTCCGGTGAAGGGGCAGGTTGACGACCTGCTCCACGAGATCCACCTGCGCGCCGAACGCCAGGAACGGGTGCTGGTGACCACGCTTACCAAGCGGATGTCGGAGGACCTGACGGACTTCCTGCAGCAGAACGGGGTGCGCGTGCGCTACCTGCACTCCGACATCCAGTCGCTGGAGCGGGTGGAGATTTTGCGCGACCTGCGGCTGGGCAAGTTCGACGTGCTGATCGGCATCAACCTGCTGCGCGAGGGGCTGGACCTGCCCGAGGTGTCGCTGGTCGCCATCCTGGACGCCGACAAGGAGGGCTTCCTGCGCTCCAGTAGCTCACTGATTCAGACGGTGGGCCGCGCGGCGCGCAATTCCCAGGGCACCGCCATCCTGTACGCCGACCGCATCACCGGGTCGATGAAGCGGATGATCGAGGAGACCGACCGGCGGCGGGCCATCCAGGTGGAGTACAACGAGAAGCACAACATCATCCCGCAGACCATCTTCAAGTCGGTGGGGGAGATCGAGAGCAGCACCCGCGTGGCCGACGCGCGCACGCCCAAGGTGGATGCCAAGGCCGAGGCCGCCAAGTCGGCGGAGCGCAAGGCCGTCCTGGAGGGCAAGAAGAGCCCGGCGGAGCTGATGACGCAGCTGGAGCAGGAGATGCGCGACGCGGCGTCGCAGCTGGATTTCGAGCGCGCCGCGCTGCTCCGCGACCAGTTGCTGGAGCTGAAGGCCGAGGTGGACGGCGCCCGGCCCGCGCAGCGCCGTTCCGTGGCGTCGCTGCGGGCATGA
- a CDS encoding bifunctional (p)ppGpp synthetase/guanosine-3',5'-bis(diphosphate) 3'-pyrophosphohydrolase, with protein MRARARAGGARLMAQQAPLLQGADEAREHARGILPPDLFAAVEPYAERLDLDLITRAYEFSAVAHQGQKRHSGEDYIVHCIEVAKVLAELHLDSATIAGGLIHDVVEDTPATLEDVRAAFGPEVSTVVDGLTKIAKVQFRTSTEQQVENFRKLLLSMAQDARVILIKLADRLHNMRTLDWLREDKRLRIALETREIYAPLAHRLGVAALKWELEDLCFKYLEPEPYRDLARRVSEKRREREEWIENLRVPLESELREAGIDCEVTGRPKHLWSIYRKMVQREKEYDEIYDLMAVRVIVDTIADCYHGLGVIHNRWTPLTERFHDYIATPKSNMYQSLHTTIFGPGGRLYEIQIRTREMHRTAEYGIAAHWKYKEGPRGDDVDETLTWFRQVLEWQQETKEPEEFMEFLRIDLFQDEIFVFTPMGDVKQLPKGATPIDFAFAVHTEVGLHCAGARVNGRYTPITRELKNGDQVEIVTDAKQRPSRDWLAFVKTARARNKIRQWIKDEEFGDSVRLGREFIEREIRKARREKVSEDRFGEAARVLDLPDAAHLFAALGRGDLGPSKVMAALWPESVDEPPKPPSAFERLVSRVRGEQTNAPVKIQGMSNLMVRYSQCCQPVPGDKVVGYVTRGRGVSIHRIDCPNILQLQGHPERRVEIDWDGGGADRFFVRLGMEGSDRRGLFADIASAISATNTNIKSADINADQHGMRGDFVVEVENLAHLNRVLNAIKKVKGVMRVERREQTDLAEVAEVGEG; from the coding sequence GTGCGTGCACGCGCGCGCGCCGGAGGCGCGCGGCTGATGGCGCAGCAGGCCCCCCTGCTGCAGGGCGCCGACGAGGCGCGCGAGCATGCGCGTGGCATCCTGCCGCCCGACCTGTTCGCGGCGGTGGAGCCGTACGCCGAGCGGCTGGACCTGGACCTGATCACCCGGGCGTACGAGTTCAGCGCGGTTGCGCACCAGGGGCAGAAGCGGCACTCGGGCGAGGACTACATCGTCCACTGCATCGAGGTGGCCAAGGTGCTGGCCGAGCTGCACCTGGACTCGGCCACCATCGCGGGCGGGCTGATCCACGACGTGGTCGAGGACACCCCGGCCACGTTGGAGGACGTGCGCGCGGCGTTCGGGCCCGAGGTGTCGACGGTGGTGGACGGGCTCACCAAGATCGCCAAGGTGCAGTTCCGCACCAGCACCGAGCAGCAGGTGGAGAACTTCCGCAAGCTGCTGCTGAGCATGGCGCAGGACGCCCGCGTGATCCTGATCAAGCTGGCCGACCGGCTGCACAACATGCGCACGCTCGACTGGCTGCGCGAAGACAAGCGGCTGCGCATTGCGCTGGAAACGCGCGAGATCTACGCGCCTTTGGCGCACCGGCTGGGGGTGGCGGCGCTCAAGTGGGAGCTGGAGGACCTGTGCTTCAAGTACCTGGAGCCCGAGCCCTACCGCGACCTGGCGCGCCGCGTGTCGGAGAAGCGCCGCGAGCGCGAGGAGTGGATCGAGAACCTTCGCGTGCCGCTGGAAAGCGAGCTGCGCGAGGCGGGGATCGATTGCGAGGTGACGGGGCGGCCCAAGCACCTGTGGTCCATCTACCGCAAGATGGTGCAGCGCGAAAAGGAGTACGACGAGATCTACGACCTGATGGCGGTGCGGGTGATCGTCGACACCATCGCCGACTGCTACCATGGGCTGGGCGTGATCCACAACCGCTGGACGCCGCTGACGGAGCGGTTCCACGACTACATCGCCACGCCCAAGAGCAACATGTACCAGTCGCTCCACACGACCATCTTCGGTCCGGGGGGGCGGCTGTACGAAATCCAGATCCGCACGCGCGAAATGCACCGCACCGCCGAGTACGGCATCGCGGCGCACTGGAAGTACAAGGAAGGCCCCCGCGGCGACGACGTCGACGAGACGCTGACCTGGTTCCGCCAGGTGCTGGAGTGGCAGCAGGAAACGAAGGAGCCGGAGGAATTCATGGAATTCCTTCGCATCGACCTGTTCCAGGACGAGATCTTCGTGTTCACGCCCATGGGCGACGTAAAGCAGCTGCCCAAGGGCGCCACGCCCATCGACTTCGCGTTCGCCGTGCACACCGAGGTGGGGCTTCACTGCGCCGGCGCGCGGGTGAACGGGCGCTACACGCCCATCACGCGCGAGCTCAAGAACGGCGACCAGGTGGAGATCGTCACCGACGCCAAGCAGCGGCCCTCGCGCGACTGGCTGGCCTTCGTGAAGACCGCCCGGGCGCGCAACAAGATCCGCCAGTGGATCAAGGACGAGGAGTTCGGCGACTCGGTGCGGCTGGGGCGCGAGTTCATCGAGCGCGAGATCCGCAAGGCGCGCAGGGAAAAGGTGTCGGAAGACCGCTTCGGCGAGGCGGCGCGTGTGCTGGACCTTCCCGACGCCGCCCACCTGTTCGCGGCGCTGGGGCGCGGCGACCTGGGCCCGTCGAAGGTGATGGCGGCGCTGTGGCCCGAGTCCGTCGACGAGCCGCCGAAGCCGCCCTCCGCCTTCGAGCGGCTGGTTTCGCGGGTGCGGGGGGAGCAGACCAACGCCCCGGTGAAGATCCAGGGGATGAGCAACCTGATGGTTCGCTACTCCCAGTGCTGCCAGCCGGTGCCGGGCGACAAGGTGGTGGGGTACGTGACGCGCGGCCGCGGGGTGAGCATCCACCGCATCGACTGCCCCAACATCCTGCAGCTGCAGGGGCACCCGGAGCGGCGGGTGGAGATCGACTGGGACGGCGGCGGCGCCGACCGCTTCTTCGTGCGCCTGGGGATGGAGGGGAGCGACCGGCGTGGCCTGTTCGCCGACATCGCCAGCGCCATCTCGGCTACGAACACCAACATCAAGAGCGCCGACATCAACGCCGACCAGCACGGCATGCGCGGCGACTTCGTGGTGGAGGTGGAGAACCTGGCGCACCTGAACCGCGTGCTGAACGCCATCAAGAAGGTGAAGGGCGTGATGCGCGTGGAGCGGCGCGAGCAGACGGACCTGGCCGAGGTGGCCGAGGTGGGGGAGGGGTAA
- the radC gene encoding RadC family protein: MVTITCPIPPAFVSIKKWPESEKPRERLRAQGAGALSARELLALLIETGEPPRRGRPPRSAMDLAGDLLNWFAPEGGDESLRRISQAPLSALCEVPGIGPAKAAKILAALDLGRRAARESLPVRVQVASARDVYERMRLAMRDLPQEEFHVLLLNRQNEVLREVVVTRGTLDHSNIHARDVFRPAMAESASCVVVVHNHPGGRPTPSPQDKELTRELCVAGRLVGIPVHDHVIVGEHGYYSFAEAGLLERL; this comes from the coding sequence ATGGTCACGATCACGTGTCCCATTCCCCCCGCCTTCGTCAGCATCAAGAAGTGGCCGGAGTCCGAAAAGCCGCGCGAGCGGCTGCGGGCGCAGGGCGCCGGGGCGCTGTCCGCCCGCGAGCTGCTGGCGCTGCTCATCGAAACGGGCGAGCCACCCCGGCGCGGCCGGCCGCCGCGGTCGGCCATGGACCTGGCGGGCGACCTCCTGAACTGGTTTGCGCCCGAGGGGGGCGACGAATCGCTGCGGCGCATCAGCCAGGCGCCGCTCAGCGCGCTCTGCGAGGTGCCCGGCATCGGACCGGCGAAGGCCGCCAAGATCCTGGCCGCCCTGGACCTGGGCCGGCGCGCCGCCCGCGAGTCGCTCCCCGTGCGCGTGCAGGTGGCCTCGGCGCGCGACGTGTACGAGCGCATGCGCCTAGCCATGCGCGACCTTCCCCAGGAAGAGTTCCACGTGCTGCTGCTGAACCGCCAGAACGAGGTGCTGCGCGAGGTGGTGGTCACGCGGGGCACCCTGGACCACTCCAACATCCACGCGCGCGACGTCTTTCGCCCGGCCATGGCCGAGAGCGCGTCGTGCGTGGTGGTGGTGCACAACCACCCCGGCGGCCGGCCCACGCCCTCGCCCCAGGACAAGGAGCTCACCCGCGAGCTGTGCGTGGCCGGACGGCTGGTGGGCATTCCCGTGCACGACCACGTGATCGTGGGCGAGCACGGTTACTACTCGTTTGCCGAGGCGGGGCTGCTGGAGCGGCTCTGA
- the secA gene encoding preprotein translocase subunit SecA, which yields MLKSLVHAVFGTRHTRELKRLRPVVEQINAHFERLKDVSDDELRGQTARFRERIAEATSEVEAELGDLRAQRRQSEDAAEREALSQAIGDAEKRLNAELEAELDEILPEAFATVKAAAHRLVGSEAQVTGRSLAWDMVHYDVQLIGGMALHHGRVAEMATGEGKTLVATLPLYLNALAGRGAHLVTVNPYLAQRDSEWMGHLYGFLGLTVGCIDLHEPNTPERRAAYGADITYGTNNEFGFDYLRDNMVHEVGQRVQRGHHYAIVDEVDSVLIDEARTPLIISGPVGTGTNAAYARYNPSVSDLHRRQTRLVNELIAQAEKDIEGGDTYAAGEKLFLARRGSPRNKRLQKMLNDDPGLVKVIGKVERDYMMDKRVHELEENLLYSMDEKGHTIHLTDQGLDVLAPDDHDAFVVPDISEAVHRVELDPSLSLDEKRDRKDELEREYADKSERIHIIHQLLKAYTLFNKDEQYVIQNGEVMIVDEFTGRMMPGRRWSDGLHQAVEAKEGVAVKAETQTLATITIQNYFRMYDKLGGMTGTAETEEGEFHQIYGLDVMVIPTNRPAQRQDRHDLVYKTKREKLNAIVEEVRRLHTMELPVLVGTVSVDTSETLSRMLKRAGVPHEVLNAKYHQREAEIVSLAGQPGAVTIATNMAGRGTDIKLGEGVTAQRTIAWLKARNADLKALSTSPDPATVVDLTTQADDFGVETGGLHIIGSERHESRRIDRQLRGRAGRQGDPGASQFFLSLEDDLMRLFGSDRIASIMDRLGAEEGEVITHPWITNSISGAQKRVEMQNFEARKRLLDYDDVMNQQREVIYDLRTFALEGGEELKGEVWEMIERALPVIVDEYAPAGAPTDDWNLPGLRQRLMLDFMLTADRLPANEGDAPGFAGREELDDYLVEAAREHYHEKLDRFGEAADAVLRFVVLNTIDEKWKDHLYDLDHLKASIGFRGWGQKDPLLEYKKEAYDMFEDLMTDLYQSAARFVYRAQLAPMAPPQPPPPMTFSGPAADAELGVADEARERDEPPAPPPPPRRASLGINPYTAVPPKPREMHTNREEPGAPKPAPTPSVGRNEPCPCGSGKKYKNCHGKA from the coding sequence ATGCTGAAGAGCCTCGTACACGCCGTGTTCGGCACGCGCCACACGCGCGAGCTGAAGCGGCTGCGGCCCGTCGTCGAACAGATCAACGCCCACTTCGAGCGGCTGAAGGACGTGTCCGACGACGAGCTGCGCGGGCAAACCGCGCGCTTCCGCGAGCGGATCGCCGAAGCTACGTCGGAGGTGGAGGCCGAGCTGGGCGACCTTCGCGCCCAGCGCCGCCAGTCGGAAGACGCCGCCGAGCGCGAGGCGCTGTCGCAGGCCATCGGCGACGCCGAAAAGCGGCTGAACGCCGAGCTGGAGGCGGAGCTCGACGAGATCCTTCCCGAGGCGTTCGCCACCGTCAAGGCGGCGGCGCACCGGCTGGTGGGCAGCGAGGCGCAGGTGACGGGGCGCAGCCTTGCCTGGGACATGGTGCACTACGACGTGCAGCTGATCGGCGGCATGGCGCTTCACCACGGGCGCGTTGCCGAGATGGCCACCGGCGAGGGGAAGACGCTCGTCGCCACCCTGCCGCTGTACCTGAACGCGCTGGCCGGCCGCGGCGCGCACCTGGTGACGGTGAACCCGTACCTGGCACAGCGCGACAGCGAGTGGATGGGGCACCTGTACGGGTTCCTGGGTCTCACGGTGGGGTGCATCGACCTGCACGAGCCCAACACCCCCGAGCGCCGCGCCGCCTACGGCGCCGACATCACCTACGGCACCAACAACGAGTTCGGATTCGACTACCTGCGCGACAACATGGTGCACGAGGTGGGGCAGCGCGTGCAGCGCGGCCACCACTACGCCATCGTCGACGAGGTGGACTCGGTGCTGATCGACGAGGCGCGCACCCCGCTGATCATCTCCGGCCCGGTGGGCACGGGGACCAATGCGGCGTACGCCCGCTACAACCCGTCCGTTTCCGACCTGCACCGCCGCCAGACGCGGCTGGTGAACGAGCTGATCGCGCAGGCCGAAAAGGACATCGAGGGGGGCGACACCTACGCCGCCGGCGAAAAGCTCTTCCTGGCCCGCCGCGGCTCGCCGCGGAACAAGCGGCTGCAGAAGATGCTGAACGACGACCCGGGCCTGGTGAAGGTGATCGGCAAGGTCGAGCGCGACTACATGATGGACAAGCGCGTCCACGAGCTGGAGGAGAACCTCCTGTACTCCATGGACGAAAAGGGCCACACCATCCACCTGACCGACCAGGGGCTCGACGTGCTGGCCCCGGACGACCACGACGCGTTCGTGGTGCCCGACATCTCCGAGGCGGTGCACCGGGTGGAGCTGGACCCATCGCTTTCGCTGGACGAAAAGCGCGACCGCAAGGACGAGCTGGAGCGCGAGTACGCCGATAAGAGCGAGCGCATCCACATCATCCACCAGCTGCTCAAGGCGTACACGCTCTTCAACAAGGACGAGCAGTACGTCATCCAGAACGGCGAGGTGATGATCGTCGACGAGTTCACCGGCCGCATGATGCCCGGCCGGCGCTGGAGCGACGGGCTTCACCAGGCGGTGGAGGCCAAGGAGGGCGTCGCGGTGAAGGCCGAGACGCAGACGCTGGCCACCATCACCATCCAGAACTACTTCCGGATGTACGACAAGCTCGGTGGCATGACGGGCACCGCCGAGACGGAGGAGGGCGAGTTCCACCAGATCTACGGGCTGGACGTGATGGTGATTCCCACCAACCGTCCCGCCCAGCGCCAGGACCGCCACGACCTGGTGTACAAGACCAAGCGCGAAAAGCTGAACGCCATCGTCGAAGAGGTCCGCCGGCTTCACACCATGGAGCTGCCGGTCCTCGTGGGCACGGTGAGCGTCGACACCTCCGAGACGCTTTCGCGCATGCTGAAGCGCGCGGGAGTGCCGCACGAGGTGCTGAACGCCAAGTACCACCAGCGCGAGGCCGAGATCGTGTCGCTGGCCGGGCAGCCGGGCGCCGTGACCATCGCCACGAACATGGCCGGCCGCGGCACCGACATCAAGCTGGGCGAAGGGGTCACCGCGCAGCGAACCATCGCCTGGCTCAAGGCCCGCAATGCGGACCTCAAGGCGCTCAGCACCTCGCCCGACCCGGCCACGGTGGTGGACCTGACCACGCAGGCCGACGACTTCGGGGTAGAAACGGGCGGGCTTCACATCATCGGCTCCGAGCGGCACGAGTCGCGGCGCATCGACCGTCAGCTCCGCGGCCGCGCGGGGCGCCAGGGCGACCCGGGCGCGTCGCAGTTCTTTTTGTCGCTGGAAGACGACCTGATGCGGCTGTTCGGCTCCGACCGCATCGCCTCGATCATGGACCGGCTGGGTGCCGAAGAGGGCGAGGTGATCACCCACCCGTGGATCACCAACTCCATCAGCGGCGCACAGAAGCGGGTGGAGATGCAGAACTTCGAGGCGCGCAAGCGGCTGCTGGATTACGACGACGTGATGAACCAGCAGCGCGAGGTGATCTACGACTTGCGCACCTTTGCCCTGGAAGGCGGCGAAGAGCTGAAGGGCGAGGTGTGGGAGATGATCGAGCGGGCGCTCCCGGTGATCGTCGACGAGTACGCCCCCGCCGGTGCGCCCACCGACGACTGGAACCTGCCGGGGCTGCGCCAGCGCCTGATGCTGGACTTCATGCTCACGGCCGACCGGCTGCCGGCGAACGAAGGGGACGCGCCGGGCTTCGCGGGCCGGGAGGAGCTGGACGACTACCTGGTGGAGGCGGCGCGGGAGCACTACCACGAGAAGCTGGACCGCTTCGGCGAGGCGGCCGACGCGGTGCTGCGCTTCGTGGTGCTCAACACGATCGACGAGAAGTGGAAGGACCACCTGTACGACCTGGACCACCTGAAGGCGTCGATCGGGTTCCGGGGATGGGGGCAGAAGGACCCGCTGCTGGAGTACAAGAAGGAAGCGTACGACATGTTCGAGGACCTGATGACGGACCTCTACCAGTCGGCAGCGCGCTTCGTGTACCGGGCGCAGCTGGCGCCCATGGCGCCGCCCCAGCCGCCGCCGCCGATGACCTTCTCCGGCCCGGCCGCCGATGCGGAGCTGGGCGTGGCCGACGAGGCGCGGGAGCGCGACGAGCCGCCCGCGCCGCCGCCGCCGCCGCGCCGGGCGTCGCTGGGCATCAACCCGTACACCGCGGTTCCGCCGAAGCCGCGGGAGATGCACACCAACCGCGAAGAGCCGGGCGCGCCCAAGCCCGCCCCCACTCCCTCGGTGGGGCGGAACGAGCCCTGCCCGTGCGGAAGCGGCAAGAAGTACAAGAACTGCCACGGCAAGGCGTAG